A DNA window from Theobroma cacao cultivar B97-61/B2 chromosome 5, Criollo_cocoa_genome_V2, whole genome shotgun sequence contains the following coding sequences:
- the LOC108661990 gene encoding uncharacterized protein LOC108661990, translating into MFFDRASNALGHGVGAVLVSPERDHYPVIAKLNFYYTNNVAEYEACVMGLQEAIERKIHVLEVYGDSALVIYQLQGEWETRDSKLIRYHKYVSKLIENFDTICFTHLPREENQMADALAMLAAMFKVCTDVKIQPIMTNLRECPAHCFSVEEEVDGKSWYHDIVHYLKFQQYPKQSSENDKKTIRRLAMNFFLDRDILYKRSRDLVLLRCVDSTEARRIVEEVHEKICGAHASGHMLARQVMRAGYY; encoded by the coding sequence ATGTTTTTCGATAGAGCTTCGAACGCCTTAGGGCATGGCGTAGGAGCCGTGTTAGTGTCACCAGAAAGAGATCATTATCCCGTCATAGCCAAACTCAACTTTTATTACACCAATAATGTGGCTGAATATGAAGCTTGTGTCATGGGTCTTCAGGAAGCAATCGAGAGGAAAATTCACGTTTTGGAAGTGTATGGGGATTCTgctttggtcatttatcagtTACAAGGAGAATGGGAGACACGTGACTCGAAGTTAATCCGGTATCATAAGTATGTTTCTAAgctaattgaaaattttgatacgATTTGCTTCACCCATTTGCCCCGAGAGGAGAATCAAATGGCTGATGCATTAGCCATGTTGGCAGCAATGTTCAAAGTTTGTACCGATGTCAAGATTCAACCCATCATGACTAATCTTCGAGAGTGCCCCGCACACTGCTTTAGTGTAGAGGAAGAAGTAGACGGAAAATCGTGGTACCATGATATTGTGCATTATCTCAAGTTCCAGCAATATCCGAAGCAGAGCtcagaaaatgataagaaaaccaTTAGAAGGTTGGCAATGAATTTCTTCTTGGATAGGGATATCttatacaagagaagtagAGATTTAGTGCTTTTGAGATGTGTGGATTCAACCGAAGCTCGAAGAATAGTTGAGGAAGTTCACGAGAAAATTTGTGGGGCACATGCAAGTGGGCATATGTTGGCAAGACAGGTCATGAGAGCAGGATATTACTGA